A genomic region of Pirellulales bacterium contains the following coding sequences:
- a CDS encoding GlsB/YeaQ/YmgE family stress response membrane protein — translation MEIISWLIFGFFAGLIARLFFPEPTDFRGCLPTIALGMLGAVVGGLIGKQLEISGWRFVLSIIGAILVLVIYRALFGARRI, via the coding sequence ATGGAAATTATATCCTGGTTGATATTCGGTTTCTTTGCTGGCTTGATAGCCCGCTTATTCTTTCCTGAACCAACCGATTTTCGCGGATGTTTGCCGACTATCGCCCTGGGCATGCTGGGAGCAGTGGTAGGTGGCCTGATCGGCAAACAACTTGAGATTTCCGGCTGGCGCTTCGTGCTCTCGATCATCGGTGCCATTTTGGTACTGGTAATTTATCGGGCGCTTTTCGGCGCGCGAAGAATCTAA